One part of the Vitis riparia cultivar Riparia Gloire de Montpellier isolate 1030 chromosome 6, EGFV_Vit.rip_1.0, whole genome shotgun sequence genome encodes these proteins:
- the LOC117915612 gene encoding putative methyltransferase DDB_G0268948 has translation MAGLFDKQAEDYLDGRPDYPPHWYSMLAALTPHHSLAWDVGTGNGQAALGVAEHYEQVIATDVSEAQLKCATPHPRVKYLHTPLSLPDDEIVRLIGGEGSVDLVTVALAVHWFDLSTFYPLVTRLLRKPGGVFVVWGYHVPTVSPTIDPLMKRFLHTTLPFWNEKIQLSFDGYKTLPFPFESVGLGCEGQPVSLDIPKKISCDRFLRMLRSWSSVATAKDQGIDLLSEEVVKEFETAWGGPQVIASVTYKGFMLAGKVKL, from the exons ATGGCAGGGTTGTTTGACAAGCAGGCGGAGGACTACCTGGATGGTCGCCCTGATTATCCCCCTCACTGGTATTCTATGTTGGCCGCTCTCACTCCCCACCACTCTTTGGCTTGGGATGTCGGCACCGGCAACGGCCAAGCTGCTCTCGGT GTGGCTGAGCATTATGAGCAGGTGATTGCAACTGATGTGAGCGAAGCCCAACTAAAATGTGCGACTCCACATCCTCGGGTCAAATACCTTCACACCCCCTTATCCCTCCCCGATGATGAAATAGTGAGGTTGATAGGGGGCGAGGGTTCGGTTGATTTGGTGACTGTGGCTCTAGCTGTCCACTGGTTCGACCTCTCAACCTTCTACCCTCTAGTAACTCGCCTACTAAGAAAGCCGGGGGGTGTATTTGTCGTTTGGGGCTACCATGTCCCTACAGTTAGTCCTACAATTGACCCATTAATGAAGCGCTTCCTCCACACGACTCTTCCCTTCTGGAATGAAAAGATCCAACTCTCATTTGATGGTTACAAGACTCTGCCGTTCCCTTTCGAGAGTGTGGGGTTGGGTTGCGAGGGCCAGCCAGTGTCATTGGATATACCCAAGAAGATATCCTGTGATAGGTTTTTGAGGATGTTGAGGTCATGGTCTTCAGTAGCCACAGCTAAGGACCAAGGCATAGATCTGTTATCAGAAGAGGTGGTGAAAGAGTTTGAAACTGCTTGGGGTGGTCCTCAGGTGATTGCATCAGTCACCTACAAGGGTTTTATGCTTGCAGGGAAAGTCAAGCTTTAA